CATGTCAATGTATTAGAAGGGGTGTTCATCTATTCACATAATTTATAATATTATAAATTGATTGTCAATTCAGAAAATGTTATTTATAATAGACTTAATTATTTGAGAGAAATCTGAACGATTGCTCAGTCAGTATGATTTCTCTTTTAAAAGGCTATTTTCTAAAAGATAGTGATAAAAATTTAGCTCTCGAATACGTTCCAGGCGGACGCTTTCCGCGGGCACGGCCTCAACTTCCCAAAATTCACCATGTTCATTTTGGGTGATTTTCGGCTCGCGCTGTTCCCGCTGGAGTCGCCGCCTTGCACTTCTTCGAAATTATAAAAAACAACATCATATGTGAAAATAGCCTTTTTAAAAAACAAAAATGTAAGCCTTTACATGAAATGGAGGAGAGGGATTCATGAATTTTTCATTAACGAAAGAACAAATCATGATACGGGATATGGTAAGGGATTTTGCGCAGAAAGAAGTAAAACCAATTGCAGAAGAAGTCGATCGTACAGAAAGGTTCCCAATTGAAAACTTTAATAAAATGGGTGAACTTGGACTATTGGGTATTCCATTCCCAGAAGAATATGGTGGGTCTGGCGGAGATACAATCTCTTATATTCTAGCTGTTGAAGAAATTGGGAAAGCATGTGGAAGCACAGGGCTTAGCTATGCAGCTGCTGTTTCCTTAGGTGCATCACCTCTTTATTATTTCGGAACAGAAGAACAGAAAAAAGAACATCTCATTCCACTTGCAAAAGGGGAAAGTTTAGGAGCGTTTGGGTTAACGGAGCCAAATGCTGGTTCAGATGCAGGAGGAACGAGAACGAAAGCAGTTCTTGAAGGTGATGAATATGTCATCAATGGTGAAAAGTGCTGGATTACAAATACAAGTTACGCACGTACGGTTATTGTCACTGCAGTAAATGGCGTAGATGATCGTGGCAAGAAGAAAATTTCTGCATTTATCGTACCAACTGATTCAAAAGGATTAACGATTCGTAGTGAGTACGAAAAGATGGGGGTACGCGGCTCCAATACGACCGAATTAGTGTTAGAAGATGTGAGAGTACCAAAGGAAAATATATTAGGTGATCCAGATAAAGGCTTTAATCAATTTTTGTATACGCTTGATGGTGGACGTATTTCGATTGCAGCTCTTGCAGTTGGTGTCGGTCAAGCGGCTTACGAAGCAGCACTTGAATACAGTAAGGAACGAAAACAGTTCGGAAAGCCGATCGGAAGCTTCCAAGCGATTCAGTTTAAGTTAGCGGATATGGCGATGGAATTAGAGTTAGCACGCAATATGGTTCATAAAGCTGCATGGTTAAAAGACAATGAAAAACCATTTAAAAAAGAGGCAGCATATGCAAAGCTTTTTGCTTCAGAAGCAGCGATGAGAGCTTGTAACCAAGCGATTCAAATTCACGGTGGTTACGGGTATATGCGTGAATATCATGTAGAACGTTTTTTACGTGATGCAAAGCTTTTAGAGATCGGAGAAGGTACATCAGAAGTTCAACGTATGGTTATTGCTAGAGAAATTGGTTGTCCAAGATAGGGGGAATGAATATGTATAACAAAATTTTAATTGCAAATCGTGGCGAAATTGCCGTAAGAATTATAAAAACATGTAAGCGACTTGGGATCAAAACAATTGCTGTATATTCCGAAGCAGATAAAGAGAGCGTACACGTGAAGATGGCAGATGAATCATTTTTATTAGGTGGTTCGCGTGTGAATGAAAGTTATTTAAATATGGACCGTGTACTAGAGGCTGCAAAAACGATGAATGCTGATGCGGTTCACCCAGGGTATGGTTTTCTATCAGAAAACACAGAGTTTGCGAAAAAAGCAGAAGATGCAGGGATTACATTTATCGGGCCAAAATCTGGAGTCATTGAAAAAATGGGGAACAAAATTCAAGCCCGTGAATCGATGGTTCGTGCAGAGGTTCCAGTGATTCCTGGAAAAACATTATCGAATACAGATGAAAGCACCGTATTAAAAGCAGCAAGGGAGATCGGTTATCCAGTCATGCTTAAAGCTGCAGCCGGTGGCGGCGGTATTGGTATGCAAAAAGTCGACCATGAAAAAGAAATGATGAAAGTTCTTCCTTCTGTTATGAAAAAAGCGGAAACATTTTTTGGCTCAGCGGAAGTATATTTGGAAAAATTTATCGAAAATCCGAGGCATATTGAAGCACAAATTGCAGGAGATGAGTCAGGAAATGTCGTATGTTTAGGGGAGAGGGACTGCTCAATTCAACGCAGGCACCAAAAAATTGTCGAAGAGGCTCCTTCAACGTTTTTATCAAATGAGGGACGTAAAAAGTTATTTGATACAGCGGTTAAGGCAGGTGAGGCGATCAGCTATACGAATGTTGGAACTGTCGAATTTTTAGTCGATGAAAATGAAAATATTTATTTCCTTGAAATGAATACACGTCTTCAAGTAGAGCACCCAGTAACAGAGGAAGTAACTGGACTAGATTTAGTCGAGTGGCAAATTCACTTGGCGTTAGGAAAAGAAATTGCAACGTTTTTAGATCGAGGAGATACAGCTGTTCACGCGATTGAAGTACGTATTTATGCTGAAGATCCAAAAACGTTTTTCCCTTCACCTGGAAAGCTTGAAACGTGGCAGTTCCCAGAGCAAGAAGGGATTCGTTATGACTTTGGAGTAGAAGAAGGAGCAACAATATCCCCGTTTTATGATCCAATGATCGGGAAAGTCATTGGAAAAGGAACATCAAGAGACGATGTGATTGAAAAGCTCATTCATTGTTTAGAACAAGCAGAAGTAAAAGGAATTAAAACAAACATTCCAATGCTTTTAGATACGCTTCGTCATTCAGTTTTTAAAGAAGGAAAAGCAACGACAAATTTTGTTCAGGAATACTTTATTCTTGCTTCAAAATAAGTCATTACAACTTTGAGGAGGATCATCTATCATGAAAGAAATTAAAACAAATATGGCAGGAAATGTATGGAAAGTTCAAGTTACACCAGGAGACGAAGTGAAGGTTGGTCAAGAAGTTGTTATTTTAGAATCAATGAAAATGGAAATTCCGATTACTGCAGAAGTAGAAGGAATTGTTGATGAATTAAAAGTCGAAGAAGGCGGATTCGTTAATGAAGAAGATGTATTAATGACGTTAAAGGATTAATAGGAGGTTTCCTTGTGAAGTTACCAAAAAAGGTGCAAATAAAGGAAGTAGGCCCTCGTGATGGACTTCAAAATGAGAAAGTTTCCGTACCGACACATATAAAAGTTGAATGGATTAATAAATTGAGTGAAACAGGTCTTGATTATATCGAATTCTCTTCTTTTGTTCATCCGAAATGGATCCCAGTGTTAGCTGATGCAGCGGAAGTAGCTAAGTTAATAAAACGGAACCCAAATGTTACTTACG
The Bacillus shivajii DNA segment above includes these coding regions:
- a CDS encoding acetyl-CoA carboxylase biotin carboxylase subunit, whose product is MYNKILIANRGEIAVRIIKTCKRLGIKTIAVYSEADKESVHVKMADESFLLGGSRVNESYLNMDRVLEAAKTMNADAVHPGYGFLSENTEFAKKAEDAGITFIGPKSGVIEKMGNKIQARESMVRAEVPVIPGKTLSNTDESTVLKAAREIGYPVMLKAAAGGGGIGMQKVDHEKEMMKVLPSVMKKAETFFGSAEVYLEKFIENPRHIEAQIAGDESGNVVCLGERDCSIQRRHQKIVEEAPSTFLSNEGRKKLFDTAVKAGEAISYTNVGTVEFLVDENENIYFLEMNTRLQVEHPVTEEVTGLDLVEWQIHLALGKEIATFLDRGDTAVHAIEVRIYAEDPKTFFPSPGKLETWQFPEQEGIRYDFGVEEGATISPFYDPMIGKVIGKGTSRDDVIEKLIHCLEQAEVKGIKTNIPMLLDTLRHSVFKEGKATTNFVQEYFILASK
- a CDS encoding acetyl-CoA carboxylase biotin carboxyl carrier protein subunit, translating into MKEIKTNMAGNVWKVQVTPGDEVKVGQEVVILESMKMEIPITAEVEGIVDELKVEEGGFVNEEDVLMTLKD
- a CDS encoding acyl-CoA dehydrogenase; the protein is MNFSLTKEQIMIRDMVRDFAQKEVKPIAEEVDRTERFPIENFNKMGELGLLGIPFPEEYGGSGGDTISYILAVEEIGKACGSTGLSYAAAVSLGASPLYYFGTEEQKKEHLIPLAKGESLGAFGLTEPNAGSDAGGTRTKAVLEGDEYVINGEKCWITNTSYARTVIVTAVNGVDDRGKKKISAFIVPTDSKGLTIRSEYEKMGVRGSNTTELVLEDVRVPKENILGDPDKGFNQFLYTLDGGRISIAALAVGVGQAAYEAALEYSKERKQFGKPIGSFQAIQFKLADMAMELELARNMVHKAAWLKDNEKPFKKEAAYAKLFASEAAMRACNQAIQIHGGYGYMREYHVERFLRDAKLLEIGEGTSEVQRMVIAREIGCPR